The following DNA comes from Streptomyces globosus.
CTGCTGGAGTCGGTGATCGAGACGATCACGGAGCACTACCTCGCAGTGGTGAAGGAGGCCATCCGCCCGCGGGCCACCCTGCGCGAGACGGTGGAGGCGGGCTTCGCCGCGTACTGGGACCACGTCCGCGCCCACCCCGCCGAGCACATGCTCACCTACGAGCTGACCCAGTACGCCCTGCGCCGGCCGGGATTCGAGCACCTCGCCAGGAGGCAGCACGAGCTGTACCGCGACGTGTACGCGGGCCTCGTCGAGGAGGTGCGCGGCACCCTCGGCCTGGAGCTGCGGGTACCGGTGCCGGTGCTGGCACGCTACCTGGCGGCCGTGACGGACGGGCTCACCCTGAACTTCCTCGTCCTCGGCGACGACGCGGCGGCAGCCGGCATCCTCGCCATGGTGACCGAGCACGTCGCCGGGCTCGTCGAGGGGAGCGGGTCGCCGCTCCCCGCGCCGCTGCCGGCCGTGCCGGGCCTTCAGTAGGGCCGCGGCGACATCACCATCGGGTCGGCGCCCGGCGCGACCAGGACGCAGCGGGGGACGCCGGGGCCGGGGGTGACGCGCACGGTCACCGGCGTCGCCGGCTCGGTCGGGAGTTCCACGCGGACGGCGACGGGCCGGTCGCCGCGGGTGGTGCCGTGGCCGGTCTCCTTGCCGTCGACCAGGAGTTCCACCTCGACGCGGTGCCCCGTCTCGACGGTCGCGCTGACGGAGTGGCCGGCGTGGTCGATGTGGAAGTGATGGCGTCGTCTCATGGGTGTCGCCTCCGGCCGACGCGCGAGCGGCTCGGCCCCTGTGCCCAGGATAGGGGCGCGGCGTGCGGCTCGCAGGCCGCCGGCGGGCGGCAGGGGTTTGGATTGCCGCACGATCCTCAATACGATCCGGCGATGATCACAAGAAAATGGGCGGCGGCAGGGGCGTGCGGCCTGCTGACCGCGCTCGCGGCCGGGCTGTTCCCGGCGAGCGCGGCGGCCGGCGAGCCGGCGGCGAAGGACTCCCCCAAGGTCGAGCTGGTGCTGGACGTCAGCGGCTCGATGCGGGCGACGGACATCGACGGCAAGTCCCGCATGGCGGCCGCCAAGCAGGCGTTCAACGAGGTGCTCGACGCCACTCCGGACGAGGTGCGGCTCGGGATACGCACGCTCGGCGCCGACTACCCCGGGGACGACCGCCAGCAGGGCTGCAAGGACACCAGACAGCTCTACCCGGTCGGGAAGCTCGACCGGGTGGAGGCGAAGGCGGCCGTCGCGACCCTGGCGCCCACCGGCTGGACCCCGATCGGCCCGGCCCTGCTCGGCGCCGCGGAGGACCTCAAAGGCGGCAACGCCACCCGCCGGATCGTGCTGATCACGGACGGCGAGGACACCTGCGCCCCCCTCGACCCCTGCGAGGTCGCCCGCGACATCGCCGCCCAGGGGATCCACCTGGTGATCGACACCCTCGGCCTGGTGCCCGACGCGAAAACGCGGGAGCAGCTGGTCTGCATCGCCGAGGCGACCGGCGGAACGTACACCTCCGTCCGGCACACGGACGAGCTGTCGGGCCGCGTCAAGCAGCTGGTCGACCGGGCCGCGACCCCCGTCGTCACCCCGGTGGCGACCCAGGGCGCGAAGCAGTGCCAGGGAGCGCCGAAGCTCGGCGCGGGCCTGTACACCGACCGCGAGCCGTTCGGCGAGCACCGCTGGTACCAGGTGGACGTCCGGCCCGGCCAGGAGCTGCGGGCCTCCGTGAGCATCGCCGCGGACCGGGCCGTGAACAACGACTACGGGGTCATGCTGCGCGCGGTGACCGTCCACGGGCGGGAGATCGTCCGCGGCTCGGAGGCCGGCGACGGCCGCACCGACGTCATCTCGACGGGGCTGCGCTATCCCAAGGGCGGGGCGGACGCGGAGGAAGAGGACGACAGGCAGGCCGTGGAGACGGTGTGCCTCCAGGTCAGCAACTCCTTCTCCGCGCCGGCCTCCGTCAAGGCCGCCCCGGGCATGCCGGTCGAGCTGGTGGTCGACCTGGTGGACGGCCCCGACGGCGCCTCCGACGCCGCCTCCTTCGGCCTCGGCCGCGGCTGGTGGCTGCTCGGCGTCCTGGCCGTGGCCGGACTGCTCGCGGGCCTGGTGTGGGGCTGGATCTCCCGCTGGCGTATCTCGGTCTGGAGGACCAACTGATGCGTACCGTACGGATGCTCACCGCCGCGGCACTGGCCGCGGGCGGCCTGCTCGCGGGGGCCGGCGCGGCCGCCGCCGGCTCCCCCTCCGCGAACGCGAGCGCGAGTCCGGGCGGCGGGGCCGCCGGACCGACCGAGGCCGGTACGGCGTTCCGCACGGCCACGCCGCTCCAGCCGGGCCTGCGCGCCACGGCGGAGGCGTCGACCGGCGACTACCTGTACTGGGTGCTGCCGCTGGACTCGGGGCAGCGCGCCACGGTCAAGGCGTCGGTGAAGCTGCCGCCCGCGGCCTCCCGGCACGCCGCCTCGACCTGGCGGATCGACGTGTACGACGGGCTGCGCCGCCGGCAGGCCTGCACGTACGGCGCCCAGAGCGCGACCGCCGCGAAGGACGCCGCCTCGGTGGAGCTGTCCTGCACGCTGCGCACGGTGCGCCCCGGCGCGGAGCCCTGGGCCCACGACCCGCTGCCCGGCAGCTACTACGTGCGGCTGACGGCAGCGGAGGTGGCGAAGGAGGACCTCGGCCAGCCGGTGCGGGTGGAGGTCTCCGCCGAGACCCGCGACACGGGCGGCGCCTTCGCGGTGGACGGGGCGCTGGCCCAGCCGCTCGTGCCCGGTATCACGGCCCGGCTCGCCGCCGAGGCGGAGGGCGGCGCGGCGGGCCCGGCCGGCGGGGACCGGCCCGCCGCGGTGGGCGAGCCGGACGGCGGCTGGTCGGGCGGCCGCTGGTCCGACCGCTGGGTGTGGACGGCCGCGGGCGGCGTACTGGCGGCCCTGGCGGGCGTGTTCGGGTACTCCCTGACGCGCGGCCGGGGCCGGCCGCAGCACGTGCCGCCGCGCGGCTGACCCCGCCCGCAGCACCGGCCGCCGGCGGGCGCCCTACACCGGGTGCCCGCCGGCGTCCGTGGTGTCGGCCTGGGTGGAGAACTTGGAGAGGAAGACGTCGTAGAGGCCGTCGGGGCGGCGGGTCATGGTGGCGCCGTCCTGCCAGGTGCCGTTCTCGTCCCACCACTGGCTGCCGGCCGGATCGCCCTGGTTCTGGTGGATGTTGTGCATGCCGAGCCCCTCGTCGAAGGGCTCGCCGAAGACGAGGACCGGCCGGCCGGGGACGAG
Coding sequences within:
- a CDS encoding VWA domain-containing protein; translation: MITRKWAAAGACGLLTALAAGLFPASAAAGEPAAKDSPKVELVLDVSGSMRATDIDGKSRMAAAKQAFNEVLDATPDEVRLGIRTLGADYPGDDRQQGCKDTRQLYPVGKLDRVEAKAAVATLAPTGWTPIGPALLGAAEDLKGGNATRRIVLITDGEDTCAPLDPCEVARDIAAQGIHLVIDTLGLVPDAKTREQLVCIAEATGGTYTSVRHTDELSGRVKQLVDRAATPVVTPVATQGAKQCQGAPKLGAGLYTDREPFGEHRWYQVDVRPGQELRASVSIAADRAVNNDYGVMLRAVTVHGREIVRGSEAGDGRTDVISTGLRYPKGGADAEEEDDRQAVETVCLQVSNSFSAPASVKAAPGMPVELVVDLVDGPDGASDAASFGLGRGWWLLGVLAVAGLLAGLVWGWISRWRISVWRTN
- a CDS encoding TetR/AcrR family transcriptional regulator, with product MPRMPLAERRRLLTEAAIRAMARDGVSRTTTRSIAAEAGVSLSVFHYCFDSKEALLESVIETITEHYLAVVKEAIRPRATLRETVEAGFAAYWDHVRAHPAEHMLTYELTQYALRRPGFEHLARRQHELYRDVYAGLVEEVRGTLGLELRVPVPVLARYLAAVTDGLTLNFLVLGDDAAAAGILAMVTEHVAGLVEGSGSPLPAPLPAVPGLQ